The window GCCGATGGCGTCGGTGGGCGCGTCGGTGGCCGAGTGGATCGGCCGCGAGCTCTTCGACTGGCTCGACGCGCCGGTTGGTCGCGTACACCAGCGCGACATCCCCATGCCTTACGCCTACAACCTGGAGCCGCTCTCCTTGCCCTCGGCTGAGAAAATCGCCGAGGCTGTCAAGAAGGCCTGTTACCGCTGAAGGTTGAGCCCTGCCGGCCTCCTCCGGCCGGCAGGGCGTGGGCGACCCGACAACGATCAATGGTTAGCTAAAGCATATCGAGGCACCGATGGCAGAAGTTATGGAGATGTTGGCGCTTAGCCCCACGATGGAAGAGGGCACTCTGGCGGAGTGGACCAAAGCCGAGGGTGATAGCGTCGCCGAGGGCGATATCCTGGCGGAGGTGGAGACCGACAAGGCGACCATGGAAATGGAGTCGTTTTATGCGGGCACCGTGCTCAAACTTCTGGCTGAGCCGGGGCAGACGGTGCGCGTGGGCGATCCTCTGGTGATTATCGGCAAGGAGGGCGAAGATATCTCCGGGCTGCTCTCGGAGCTCGGTGGTGGGGGCAAGCCCGCAGCCAAAGCGAAGTCTGAGCAGGCCGCGCCCGAGAAGGCCGAAGCCGCTCCCGAAGAAAAAGAAAGCGCCTCGATGGAGGTTGCCGAAGACGCAGGCAACGACGACGGCCGCCGCATCAAGGCCAGCCCGCTTGCGCGCAAGATGGCCGAAGATAAAGGCCTCGATCTTTCCACCATCGAAGGCAGCGGCCCCGGCGGGCGTATCATCAAGCGCGACATTGAGTCGGCCAAAGCGGCCCCGGCCAAAGCTCCGCGCGCCGCAGCTGCCGCGCCCTCGGCCGAGCTTCATGCTGCGGCCGGCCTCAGTGAAGTACCCGGCGAGCAGAAGTCGCTGAGCCAGATGCGCAAGACCATTGCCAAACGCCTGGTCGAGGTCTGGCAGAGTACCCCGCATTTCTACCTGACGATGGGCATCGACATGGCCGCGGCCATGAAGGTGCGCAAAGACATCAACGCTCAGCTGGCCGCGGCCGAGGCTGGCTACAAGGTCTCGGTCAACGATCTGATCGTGAAGGCCGCTGCAGCCGCGCTGGCGAAATACCCGGCGATGAACACCGGCTTTGCCGGCGACTCGCTCTATGCCTTCGATGAGGTCAACATCGGAGTGGCCGTCGCTATCGAAGACGGGTTGATCACCCCCACGGTGCGTAACGCCGATCAGAAGGCGCTCGGTGCCATCGCCCGCGAGGTGCGCGAGCTTGCCGGTCGCGCCCGCGACAAGAAGCTCAAGCCCGAGGAGTACAGCGCGCATACCTTCTCGATCAGCAACCTCGGCATGTACGACATCGACGAGTTCATGGCGGTCATCAACCCGCCGGACGCCGCGATCCTTGCCTGCGGTGCGGTCAAGCAGGTTCCGGTCGTCGTGGATGGAGAGCTTGCAGTGGGCACGCGCATGAAGCTCACCCTGGCCTGCGACCATCGCGTGGTCGACGGGGCCACCGGCGCGGAGTTCCTCAATGAGCTTCGTCGCAATCTGGAGAACCCGCTGTTGCTCCTGGTCTGATGTTGGAATGAAACACGTGCGAGGGCGGCTTTGTAAGCCGCCCTCGTTGCGTTCTACCCTTTCTTTTTTCACATCTCGCGTACCGCCTCGGAGTTGTAGTTATGACCCTCCCCGCGATTTTCAAGAACAACCGACTGCCCATCGTCGCCGCGCCTATGTTTCTGGTCTCCGGCGATGAGCTCACGATTGCCATCTGCAAGGCCGGTATCACCGGCACCTTCCCCGCGCTTAACCAGCGCACCACCGAGGGCTTTGAGCAGTGGGTGGTGAAGATCACCGACGAACTCAACGCGTTCCGCGAAGCCAACCCCGAGTCCCCCTGCGGTCATTTTGGCGTGAACCTCATTGTGCATCGCTCCAACCCGCGTCTGCAGGCCGACCTTGAGGTCGTGGTCAAACATAAGGTGCCGCTGGTCATCACCTCGCTCGGCGCGGTCAGCGACGTGGTTGACGCGGTGCACAGCTACGGTGGGGTGGTCTTCCACGATATCACCAACCGTCGCCATGCCGAGAAGGCCGCTGAGGCTGGCGTCGACGGTGTGATCCTGGTGGCGGGCGGCGCTGGCGGCCACGCCGGCACCCTTAATCCCTTTGCGCTGATGGCCGAGATTCGCAGTTTCTTCAAAGGTACGATCCTGCTCGCCGGTGCGATCTCCAGCGGCAGTGACGTGGCCGCGGCTCGCGCCATGGGGGCCGACCTGGCCTACATGGGCACTCGCTTCATCGCCACCCGGGAGAGCAACGCTCAGCCCGAATACAAGCAGATGATCTGTGATGCCCGCGCTGAAGACATCGTACACACCCCGGCGGTCAGCGGGGTTCCGGCGAGTTTTATGCAGCAGAGTCTGGAGGCCAATGGCTACGATCTTGCGACGTTGCGGGATCCGGCTGCCGTTGATTTTGGCAAAAAGCTCACGGTGAACGAGGAGGCCAAAGCCTGGAAGACGGTCTGGTCGGCCGGTCACGGCGTCAGCGCCATCGCCGACGTACCCACTGTCGCCGAGCTGGTGAACCGCCTCGAAGGGGAGTACCGCCAGACCCTTCAAGAACTCAGTGCCGAGCTCGGATAAGGGGCGCGGACTTTGAGCCATTCAGAATAAAAAAAGGCCGGGCGAGGATGCCCGGCCTTCTTTGTGTCTGAAGTTCGTTTGAAATCAATAGCTTACGACGCTTGCCTCCAGGCCGTTGCGGGTCCATCGGATCCAGGCACCCACGCGCGAGCCCTCGTCATACTCACCCTCACAGGAGGGCTCACCGTTGGTATGCCACTCGGTCCACAGGCCGACGCGCGCGCCGTTGAGGTACTCACCCTCCTCGGCAATCTGCCCGTTGGGGTGCACGCGCATATACGGGCCATGACGGGTGCCGCGCGAGGTGGCGCAGTACTGCTCATCCCGGGTGGCGACGCGATGGGTGCGGGCCGGGCAGCTGAGCTCGGTGTTTGTAAAGCGGTCGACCTCCACGATCACAACCTCGGTGTGGTGGTGATGATGTTCGACCACCGGGCGCGGGTAGTGATGGTAACGGCGGTGCACGCGCGAGCGGCGCGGACCACGGTACGTCTCATAGCGGGTGCGGTAGTGATGGTCATGATGCCGCACGTGATGGGGCGGTCGATAATCATGACGGTGGCCATGGCCCCTCCCCTGATGACGGCGATGCCTGTCGCCGTGGTAGCGATGGTCGCGCCCATGACGGTCATGGCGTTCGTGACGCGCATTGGGGTTGGAACGCACGTTGCGCACTCGCCGCTCGGAGCGTGTTGTTGTTGTGGTGGTGGTGCGCCTGGTCCGTCGCTCAGTTGACGGTGCGCTGCGGGCGTTGGATTGAGCGCTGGCCTCCGGCAGCGTGAAACTACCCCCGGCGAAGGACCATGCGGCAATGAGTGTGATGGCGAAGATGGAGAGTCGCAAGGGGGAGTGCTTCATGGCACAGCTCACGGTTGAGAGGTTGCGGTTAACTCGCATGTCAGCTGTCGGTTTGGACGCGAGCTTCAGCAACGTATTCATAATACGCCGGCTGTGCAGTGAAATCGGGGGCGTGTCAGCGCTCGCCAGGGGCGGGAGGCCGCACCATTACCAGCAGGTGGCCGGGGGGCACTGGCCCTCGATGGGGTAGCCCTTATCGCGTCGCGCCAGGTCGAGCGTGGCCTCGCACTGGGCCCGCGCGCGCTCCCTGGCCGCGATATCGTCGGGGTGCGCTCCCCAGCCGCAGATCAGATCTTCGGGGGAGTCGCTGCACTCGGGAGTGACGTCGCCGGGCAGGCAGAGCTTGACGCAGGAGAAGCAGGCCGGGGTACGCGGGTCGGCGCGCTCAATGCGCCCGCTCGCTTCTGCAGGCCGGGCATCCGGCGGCAAGGCCGCGCGCAGGAAGGGGTCGCCATCGGCGGGAGGAGGTCGCCCGATCAGCGTCTCTCCGGCGCGGGTCTGCTCCCGTGTTCCGCGCTCCTCACCCGATGATGCGCAGGCCGCAAGCCCGCAGAACAGAGCTAGAAGAAGCACCATCATGGCGGCATCGTGTACAAGGTTTTGGTACGGCGTCATGGTGTCAGCTCGGCGTGTCTGCGTCGCGAAACGCCCAGAAGTGGCTGGCTAAAAAGTTCAGGGCCATGCCGCACCCGATGCCGGTGAGAACGCCCAGCGTCGGCGCGAGCTTGTAGCCGGCGACTTGCCAGCCCAGCATCACCCACAGGGGCAGGCTGGCCCAGGCGGTGACCATCTGCACGGCCCCTGCGCCTGAGGCTGCCACGTAGTAGCGAGTAAGCCGGCGGTACCAGTCGCGACGATCGCCTTTGACGCGGTCGCCCCAGGTGAAGCGGTCGTTGAGCAAAAAGTTTGTGAAGATGCTCACGATCACCCCGGCCAGGTTCGCCAGCACAAAGCGCAGGTCGTCGCTCAGGGTGGTGGGAACGACCAGATGGAAGAAGAGCTTGAACACCGCCAGATTGACCCCGACTCCGCTCAAGCCCACCACGCCAAAGGTGATCAGCCGCGTGACCCGCGCGCGCCAGCGCTCCGGTGTCGGTCTGGCGAGCTCGAGTTCGGTGGAGATGTCGAGGGGTTCGATCGTCATAGAGCTTACTTCCTGAGAGAGAACAGCGCGTCGCGGCACACCCTAGCGGGCCTGCTCGCGCGCTTCAATCTGCAATGAAAACCGTCTGATAGGGCTCGCGAAAGCTAAAGCCGACGCGCCGATAGACGCGACTTGCCGCCTCGTTGGTCTCATTGACGTAGAGCGTAATGCGGGGAAGTCCCTGAGCGAAGAGCAGGGCGCAGAGGTCGCGCATCGCCCGCGTGGCGATGCCCTGGTTGCGATGCAAGGGGTCGGTGTACACACCCGAGATCTGCGCCCCCTGAGAGCCGCGTGTGGAGATATCGGCCTTAAAGAGCAGGCGCCGTTCGTCGAACCAGCTGTAGGTGCGTCCGTTTTCGATACGGTAACGCACATGGCGACGAAATCCCTCGGCATCGCGCTCCAGAGGATCTTCGAGCGTTTCCTCCCGGTGCATGCGCGCGCTGGCCAGAAAGATCGCTTCGAGCTCCTCCTGACGAGCCCGCCGCAGTCCCGATGGCTCGCCCCGACTCATGAGATTTGAGGGGGTGAGCTCATAGAGTTGCTGCTGCTGAATCAGGCGCGCTCGCACGCTCTGCTCGGCGGTGTAAGTGCTCCAGAAGGACTCAGCGCAGGCCCGTCGCGAGACGATGTGCTGAAAGAGCGTGCCCCGGCGAAGGAAGAACGCTCCGAACTCGCCACAGAGGGTCGGGTCATGAGCCTCCACCATCACGAGGCGCCCGGCCAGGTTGAGGGCGGCCGCCTGCAGCTCTCGCGCCTCATCAAAGAGCCCCCAGAAGGAAAACTGACCGCGAGAGTGCGCCTCAACCCCGTGCCCCTCCAGCCAGCAGAGCTGGAAGAGGTTGGCCTCCAGACGGCTCTCATACAAACGCGTCAGCGCCCGCCGATGCCGGTTTTGCAGCTCGACGGGCGCTGAGAGCGGTGCCTGGTTGGCGGGGTCTGTCGCCATCAACTCGCCAGGTTAGAAGCCACCACCGAAGGGATCGAAGTCCAGATCGATGTCGATCTTTTTCTTCTTCTCGGTCTTCTTGGTGGTGGAGCGAGCCGGACGCGAGCGACTCGTCGAGGATGAGCTCGATGCGGAGCTACGACGCGACGAGCTTCGGCGCGCGGCGGGCTCAGGTTCGGGCTCCGGCTCGGCTTCCGGGATCGGGTTAAAACTGAGTTCCACCACACTGACCTGGGTCTCCGAGGGGCTGTAGACGGCCTTGGGGTAGGTGGTGTTGTCGACCTGGTATCCGGCAGGCATCAGCAAAAAGGCTACGACACCGGCACCGATCACCGCGACGACCAGCGCAGCGAGCACCATGACCTGCGTCGAGTTGGACTTGGCCGGGGCGGCCTGCTCGGGCTGAGCGGCCTGAGCAGGAGCAGCCTGTTCGGGGCGTGCAGCCTGTGCGACCGGTGGTTGCGCGGCGGCCTCGGGAGGCGCTTCGTGCTTGAACTCTTCGGGCGGCTCCCACTGTCCGCTCTCTTTGAGATCTTCGATACGCAGCGCTTCGATCTTCTGGGTGCGGCGCTTCTCAACTTCTTCCAGACGACTCTTCTCGGCCGAGAGCCGGGCTTCGGCCTCGGCACGCCGGCGAGCGTCTTCTTCCTCTTTGCGGCGGCGCTCTTCTTCTTCGCGCGCGGCGATCTCGGCGGCGATGCGTTGCTGCTCAAGCTCGGCCTCGGTGGCCGTTTCATCCAGAATTCCTGCGAGCAGATCGCCGGCGTCGTCGTCGCTGGCCCACTTTTGATTCGCCACGGTCTTTCTCCTGAACACTCGGCCTAAAGCCGATCCATGTGAAGCTCAACAGGCGCCTGATCTCCAGCGCAAGTCGTCTGAGTATAATGGCGGCGGCCGGGGGCGACAACCGCGCATCCTCCCGGCGCTACAACCTGAAACCTGGCCGCTCGATGAATCAGCTGCGCATGTTGACCCGAAAGCGAAAGGGCCAGCGCCCGGCCAGGGTAAAGACCTCATCGTTGCGCAGCACGTGGCGGGCGATCTCGCGCTCGTCGACATGTGTGCCGGTGGCGCTGAGAAGATCGATGAGCAGGACTTCGCCAATCTCCAGCGGCAGGATCATCACGTGCTCTGGAGCCACCGCGTCATCCGGGATCACGATATCGCAGCGCCCCGGATGCCGGCCGATCTTCAGCCCGGCGCGGCGCAGAAGGATGCGCCCGGGCACAAGCCTTCCGGAGAGATCCTCGAGGTACCCAAAGGCCCGGGGCTCGGGAAGCGGTGAGGGCTCGGTGGGCTCAAAGCAGCGCGGATCACCGCCGCGCGAGCGGCTGGCAGCGGCAGGGCTCGCGTCTTCGGCGCGCTCACGCTGGATGGCCACCCGGCAGCGGCTCAGCGCGGCCTCCATTTCGCCGGCTGAGTAATAGCGTTCGTCGGGCTCTTTAAAGAGCGAACGCATCACCACCTCGACCAGACACTCCGGAAGATCCTCGCGCAGGGTCCGCGGGTCGGCTGGCTGCTCCTGCTCGATACGCTTCATCAGCGGGTAGCCTTCCTCTCCATCGAAGGGGACCTCGCCGGTGATCATCTCGTAGAGCGTCACGCCCAGGCTGTAGAGGTCGGCGCGGTGGTCGACGGTGCGCGGGCTGGTGAGCTGTTCGGGGGCCATGTAGACCATCGTGCCCACCAGGTCGCGGCTCTCGGTGACCCGCGCGTTCTTACTGCCGACTTCGGCGCGCGCCACCCCGAAGTCGGCGATTTTTACGCGCCCCTCGGGGGTGACCATGATGTTTTCGCTCTTGATGTCGCGATGAACCACCCCGTGATGGTGGGCGTAGGCCAGGGCGTCAAGGGCCTGAATGGCGATGTCGATCGCCATCAGCGGATCGACGACCTCAACCTCTTCATCGAGGATGTCGGCGATGGCGCGACCGGGGACAAATTCCAGCACCATGGCTGGCCGATCTTTGACCACCAGCGGCTCATAGCAGGTCACGATGCCCGGATGCTGCCGGCCGAGCATGTTTTGAATGCGGGCCTCCTGGTGCATGCGGTAGACGAGCACCTCATCACGCGCGCTCTCCTCGCTGAGCACCTTGATCGCCACGGGCATCCCGGTGGGGCGATAGACTCCACGGTAGACCGTCGCCATGCCCCCGCGCGCCAGAACGCGGCCGATTCTGTAGTTGCCGATGATCACGGCTTGATTCCCTGAAAAGAGGTCGCTGAGCGGCTCACCAGAGTCGCAGATGCAGTATGCACGTCGCGTGTGATCTTGGCGATGCTCATTGTGGCGTGAGAAGCCCCGATTCAACGAGGACCCCTTATTAAGCCCGGTACATCGCCGAGACCGGTGTCGGCGCGCTCAAACTACGGGGTTGAAGTAGTGCGGGAGGTTTTCTTGACAGCTTGCGTCATTCAGCTTATTCCCGAAATGTAGGCGTTTTTACAGCAGGTGCTGTGAAGACGAGATCGCAGAGTCGTAAAAGAATCGAAAGAAGAGGTCGCACATGTTCCGTCTTGTTGCCCTGATGTTCATCGCTATGTTCGCTTTCACCGCCTGTGAAGAGCCTGCTCCGGCTGAAGAAGCCGCTCCGGCCGAAGAAGCTGCTCCGGCTGAAGAAGCCGCTCCGGCTGAAGAAGCCGCTCCGGCCGAAGAAGCCGCTCCGGCCGAAGAAGCCGCTCCGGCTGAAGAAGCCGCTCCGGCTGAAGAAGGCGCTGAAGAAGCCGCCGCTGAGTAAGGCGCTTCGGTGTCCAATGCCTGATGGGTGTTCGACACGCTTCCGAAAAAAAGCCGACCGGATTTTCCGGTCGGCTTTTTTTTGTCCGGTCGCAGGGGGATTTCTTTATTCTTCAGGCGCGCTCGTTTCCCGGGCATCGTCTCGCTGCTGTCTGTAGCGCCACTCGCGAAGTCCCATGACGCCGAGCGTGAGCAACGTCAGCGGGCCGACAAAGCCAAACATCGTCGCCTTGAACTCCGCCGCGTAGGACTGTTCGGTGGCGTTGAAGACGACGTAGAGCACAAAGGCCAGATAGAAGACCATGAAGACGGCACCCTCCCAGCGGTCGACGCGCTGCGAGGTGAAGACGATCGGCAGGCAGGCCACCGCTACGGCCACCATCACCGGGAGATCGAAGGCCAGCGAGGCGGCGGCCACGCGTAAGCCGTCGGGACTCGCCACCCCGGCCGCCCCCAGTACTGCGAGCAGGTTGAAGATGTTGGAGCCGATGACGTTGCCCACCGCCAGGTCGCGCTGGCCGCGTACCCCGGCGAGCACCGAGGTGGCGACCTCGGGCAGTGAGGTGCCCGCGGCGACCAGAGTCAGGCCGACGACCAGCTCGCTCACACCCAGGCCCAGT of the Lujinxingia sediminis genome contains:
- a CDS encoding NAD(P)H-dependent flavin oxidoreductase; the protein is MTLPAIFKNNRLPIVAAPMFLVSGDELTIAICKAGITGTFPALNQRTTEGFEQWVVKITDELNAFREANPESPCGHFGVNLIVHRSNPRLQADLEVVVKHKVPLVITSLGAVSDVVDAVHSYGGVVFHDITNRRHAEKAAEAGVDGVILVAGGAGGHAGTLNPFALMAEIRSFFKGTILLAGAISSGSDVAAARAMGADLAYMGTRFIATRESNAQPEYKQMICDARAEDIVHTPAVSGVPASFMQQSLEANGYDLATLRDPAAVDFGKKLTVNEEAKAWKTVWSAGHGVSAIADVPTVAELVNRLEGEYRQTLQELSAELG
- a CDS encoding toxin-antitoxin system YwqK family antitoxin, whose amino-acid sequence is MKHSPLRLSIFAITLIAAWSFAGGSFTLPEASAQSNARSAPSTERRTRRTTTTTTTRSERRVRNVRSNPNARHERHDRHGRDHRYHGDRHRRHQGRGHGHRHDYRPPHHVRHHDHHYRTRYETYRGPRRSRVHRRYHHYPRPVVEHHHHHTEVVIVEVDRFTNTELSCPARTHRVATRDEQYCATSRGTRHGPYMRVHPNGQIAEEGEYLNGARVGLWTEWHTNGEPSCEGEYDEGSRVGAWIRWTRNGLEASVVSY
- a CDS encoding GtrA family protein, whose protein sequence is MTIEPLDISTELELARPTPERWRARVTRLITFGVVGLSGVGVNLAVFKLFFHLVVPTTLSDDLRFVLANLAGVIVSIFTNFLLNDRFTWGDRVKGDRRDWYRRLTRYYVAASGAGAVQMVTAWASLPLWVMLGWQVAGYKLAPTLGVLTGIGCGMALNFLASHFWAFRDADTPS
- a CDS encoding serine/threonine protein kinase, whose product is MIIGNYRIGRVLARGGMATVYRGVYRPTGMPVAIKVLSEESARDEVLVYRMHQEARIQNMLGRQHPGIVTCYEPLVVKDRPAMVLEFVPGRAIADILDEEVEVVDPLMAIDIAIQALDALAYAHHHGVVHRDIKSENIMVTPEGRVKIADFGVARAEVGSKNARVTESRDLVGTMVYMAPEQLTSPRTVDHRADLYSLGVTLYEMITGEVPFDGEEGYPLMKRIEQEQPADPRTLREDLPECLVEVVMRSLFKEPDERYYSAGEMEAALSRCRVAIQRERAEDASPAAASRSRGGDPRCFEPTEPSPLPEPRAFGYLEDLSGRLVPGRILLRRAGLKIGRHPGRCDIVIPDDAVAPEHVMILPLEIGEVLLIDLLSATGTHVDEREIARHVLRNDEVFTLAGRWPFRFRVNMRS
- a CDS encoding pyruvate dehydrogenase complex dihydrolipoamide acetyltransferase, whose translation is MAEVMEMLALSPTMEEGTLAEWTKAEGDSVAEGDILAEVETDKATMEMESFYAGTVLKLLAEPGQTVRVGDPLVIIGKEGEDISGLLSELGGGGKPAAKAKSEQAAPEKAEAAPEEKESASMEVAEDAGNDDGRRIKASPLARKMAEDKGLDLSTIEGSGPGGRIIKRDIESAKAAPAKAPRAAAAAPSAELHAAAGLSEVPGEQKSLSQMRKTIAKRLVEVWQSTPHFYLTMGIDMAAAMKVRKDINAQLAAAEAGYKVSVNDLIVKAAAAALAKYPAMNTGFAGDSLYAFDEVNIGVAVAIEDGLITPTVRNADQKALGAIAREVRELAGRARDKKLKPEEYSAHTFSISNLGMYDIDEFMAVINPPDAAILACGAVKQVPVVVDGELAVGTRMKLTLACDHRVVDGATGAEFLNELRRNLENPLLLLV
- a CDS encoding GNAT family N-acetyltransferase translates to MATDPANQAPLSAPVELQNRHRRALTRLYESRLEANLFQLCWLEGHGVEAHSRGQFSFWGLFDEARELQAAALNLAGRLVMVEAHDPTLCGEFGAFFLRRGTLFQHIVSRRACAESFWSTYTAEQSVRARLIQQQQLYELTPSNLMSRGEPSGLRRARQEELEAIFLASARMHREETLEDPLERDAEGFRRHVRYRIENGRTYSWFDERRLLFKADISTRGSQGAQISGVYTDPLHRNQGIATRAMRDLCALLFAQGLPRITLYVNETNEAASRVYRRVGFSFREPYQTVFIAD